gaaattaaaaatatataatactttcATGATATggattaaatatttgatgaacCAAGAACTGAAATCACCATTTAACCAAAagctaatatgttaaaatattaattaaaaaaatcttaaaacaacatgaaataaaaatacaaatataagtGGAAGAGGAATTAGACCCAATACCCAAGGAAAAATTACTAACACTAAAAAGTGACTTAAAGTAAAAACGCGTCCAATTAAACATGCTTTCTTTGGAAAACTAGTCCAGCACGCAAGGTATTTTCACACACACTCCAAAATCAACCTATTTCTccaatttaagaaaaagaaatcttaGCCTTAAACATTCGGCAATCTCCCTCGTTCACGTATATATATGCTCAATGTACATTTCAGGGGTTGTTGAAGTTGGAACCTGAATTTAGTTTTCCAAAAATAGaatttcattttaggtttttatactattttaaaaattttagttaatggcATCAAAGGACAACGGATGTAAGCATTATTTTTATCATAGAAACAATTTTCAGCATTTGGAAGTTGAAGGAGATGTATATGTTGGAAGCAGAGCCCTGCCTACTCTTCTCAATGTTACCTTGAACACCATAgaggtatttttttttcaaaaagaataatttatcaGTTCGAATTTGAATCTATTGTACtagaatttgatatttttatttggtttatttcgATTTCCGcgtttttaacttttgtttaaAAAACAGAGCATTCTCGGATTGCTTCGGCTTGCACCATCTAAGAAGAGAAAAAATCAGATACTTAAAGACGTTAGCGGCATAGTCAAACCTTCGAGGTTATTTTTTCCCATGAAAGTTTATCATGATGTCGTAGTTTATATAACTTTGTGtgaattatcaattaaatttgaatgaaaattttcaggaTGACTCTACTTCTAGGTCCTCCAGGAGCTGGAAAAACAACGTTGTTGATGGCACTCGCTGGAAAGCTTGATCGTGATCTAAGGGTGACTTTCCTAATCCCACTTTATATAATTGGTTTCATCTGAAATATCATATGATCTCCTAAAAATAACTTCAACTTGGCTTTGTGTAAACAGTCATCTGGGAAAGTCACTTATTGCGGTCACGATTTGAATGAATTTGTTCCTCAAAGAACGTGCGCTTATATCAGTCAACACGATCTTCACTATGGCGAAATGACAGTGAGGGAGACATTGGATTTTTCGGGACGTTGTTTGGGTGTGGGTACCCGATATGAAATGCTTTCGGAGTTGTCCAGGAGAGAGAAGGAAGTTGGAATTAAGCCTGATCCTGAGATTGATGCTTTCATGAAAGCCACAGCAGTTGCAGGCCAAGAAACAAGCTTGGTCACTGATTATATTCTAAAGGTTATTATTCCTCTTAGTTTATCGCTAGATGCACAAATTAAAAGTAGTATTTGACTCTTGTAAGAATTTGTATGAGATACTTGGATTGGATATTTGTGCGGATATCATGGTCGGAGATGATATGCGTCGGGGTATTTCCGGTGGGCAAAAGAAGCGTGTCACCACAGGTATATTTTCTCCAACAGCCTTTTTGTCTATCACCGTGGCATTTTTAGTCTAACGGTTGTTTTCGATTCAACTTCTACTATAGGAGAAATGTTGGGACCAGCAAAGGCTTTATTTATGGATGAAATATCAACAGGATTGGATAGTTCAACAACTTTCCAGATTTGCAAGTTCATGAGACAAATGGTTCATACCATGGATGTAACCATGATCATTTCTCTTCTACAACCAGCGCCGAAGACATTCGATCTATTCGATGATGTTATCGTACTCTCAGAGGGTCAAATTGTCTACCAGGGTCCACGTGAGAGTGTCCTGGATTTCTTCGAATTCATGGGCTTCAAATGTCCTGAAAGAAAAGGAATTGCAGACTTTCTGCAAGAAGTAACATCCAAGAAAGACCAACAACAATACTGGTTCCAAAAGAGCCTACCTTACGGATATGTTTCAGTTTCTGACTTTGTCAATGGCTTCAGTTGCTTCCGCATTGGTCAGCAACTTTCAATGGATCTTAAGGTTCCTTATGACAAAACTAGTACCCACCCTGCTGCTTTAGTTactaaaaaatatggaatttcCAATTGGGAACTGTTCAAGGCATGCTTTGCAAGGGAATGGCTGCTAATGAAGCGAAACTCGTTTGGATACAATCCGGCGACATGGATGCTTGAAGTCAGTGCTCCATCTGTCGAGGCTCAATTGGATGTGGATTTTGCTGATATTTATGCCAATTCATCACTTTATCGGTATGTTCAAATGCAATGCCAAAGATCAGGCAATTTTTCTCCCCTTAGACTGGCCCATCATTGGgctcaatttcttaattttacaaACTTTCAGGATGAACCAAGAACTTATCAAAGAGCTCAGTGCACCAGCACCTGGCACCAAGGATCTCTTCTTCCCAACACAATATTCTCAGCCATTCCTCACCCAATGCAAGGCATGCTTTTGGAAACAACACTGGTCTTACTGGAGGAACCCTCCATACAATGCCATCAGGTTTTTCATGACAACAGTTATCGACATCTTATTTGGTATTATCTTCTGGAACAAAGGACAACGGATGTAagcattattttttatcatagaAACAATGTATTTCTGCCAAGGGTGATGGAAAATTTTGGGATTAACCAAAACTATTGTGATAACTAGATCAAGACAACAAGATCGATGAATCTTCTCGAGCAATGTATTCAGTGCTTTTCCTCGGAGCAACCAATCTCATCTTTATTCAATCTGTTGTTGCAATTGAGAGAACGGTCTTCTACCGGAAAGAGCAATGGAATGTATTCTCAATTGCCTTATGCATTCGCTCAGTAAACATTGTTCGATTTTGTACAAATGAAATTGATTTGTTTTCGTGACATTGCCATTGAATGGTGGACTTAAGAACTATCATTTATTTCTGCGGTGGCAATAGAGATAATCTATCTTGCAATTCAAACTCTCATTTATACATAACTTTTTACTCGATGATAGGATTTGAGTGGACCGGTGAAATTCTTATGGTTCTACTACTACATATTAACATGCTTTATCTACTTCACCTTGTATGGAATGATGGTCATCGCTCTAACTTCTGGTCATCAAATTGCCGCCATTGTCATGTCATTCTTCCTAAGTTTTTGGAACTTGTTCTCTGGTTTTCTCATTCCTAGGACTGTAAGTCATTTAAAAGCCATTAACTAACTACACTTTTCCGCTTGAGGGGGAAAGATGTGCTAAAAATTGCTTATTATTCATCGCATTGCAGCAAATCCCAATATGGTGGAGGTGGTATTATTGGGCATCTCCAGTGGCTTGGACACTATATGGCCTTGTGACGTCTCAAGTGGGCGACAAGGACGGTCCTCTTGAGGTCCCTGGACGGTAAAATATGATCGTAAAGGGCTTCCTTAAAGAAGATTTGGGGTTCGAATACAGCTTTCTTCCAGCAGTTGCCGTGGCTCATGTTGGTTGGTGTCTCCTTTTCTTCTTCGTATTTGCCTATGGTATCAGGTTCCTCAACTACCAAAGGAGATAGATAAGCTTCGAATTTCAAATTCACCAAACCATTTGACTAACTTCAATTGAAAACAACTTGTAGTTGGTCGGTGGAAACGATAGTTCCATATTCTTTTACATAAATGCAATGCCAAGATTTTCTTGCTATAAGATGTAATTGAAAGGCTAAAAGAACTGCTTCAAAATCAGAAATGGAAGCATCTCCATTTCATCGAAGTGAAAATTAGCTTTTCTTAATTATCCCCTATTCCACCATTGcttcaaaacttatttttaaggAAAACCCTTCATAACCGTAACATATATATGTTTGCTAATATGACAGTTAAAGACCACTAGGACATAAAGCCAACAGACAGAAAGTGCAAGCAACTTGCATAGGAACGCGTTTTCAGTGTCTAAAttagttaaaagagttgaaaggggaagagaaaaaaataacattaacagTGACTAAATTCAAGTGCTGATATAGCTAATTTCAGAAGTAGAACCCTTAGGCAACTGATGCAGAACACTAGTGGCTGATGAATTAGATGTGGATGATGATCGTAAAGCCTCGGCAAGAGGTCCTCCCATAGAAGCCACCTGGTTCGATACTGCCCATCCTCCCATGGCCCAGTTCAACGGTGGCTGCTGATGATGCTCCCTTCTGCTGTCGCCAATTCCTGTAGACAGCTTCAACGACAGATCCGAGGAGGAATTCCCGGGCATAGAAATCGAGAGGCATGTGGAGGAATTAATGGGGCTTGCATTAGTTCCATTATTGTCAGGGTCTTGTAGTGTTCTGGGccaatcatcaataaaatgtCTCAAAATGTGACCATCAGATCTGTCATCGACCTCATTTTGGGCTTCAAAAAGACCCTTAGGTTTAGTTTTGGACTCTGGGGAACTGCCAGACATCAAAGAACATTTTAGTGCAAATATCCAGCAAAAAGAACAAAGCAATATAACGTAAAAAAAAGTAGTTGGGGTCAGCTTGTGcagaacttaaataaaatttgtcagATTTTGATCAGGGTCCTACTATGGACGTATCACTACCAAAAAAATATCAACATAGCCCCTACAAAAGATACTTTGGAATCCAAAGCTCCACCAGTTtcattaaatatgtaaaagaatCCATATCAATTCAAATTCAGATACAGCTTATTTGGAAAGTGCTTGAAAAGTTATACGGTAAACCCATACGTCCAACATGCGCGTAACTTCGACAGTCAAAAGGAACATAGAAAAATCCCACCCTACCACAAcacaatttttctttatttggctctacattttcaccattttcaaaaataagtcCTTTTTTTCAAATCCAGTTTAAAAAAAGTATCGATTATGGATAAATTTGTACATCCCTCATCACGATCCACTAAAACACAAATGCATATAGTTTCCCTTAACAATGGTACTAGCTAAAAGCCATCCAAATCCAGAAGACAAGGCAGCAAGATTTTACCTATGATTAAGCTGAAGAAGATCAACGGGAGGGGAAGGCCTAGAAAAGCCAATATTGTTGGGACCGTTAGCCACCGCTGCTAAGGTTGAAGCGGTCATTGGGGATCTGGCTTTTACGGCACCACATCCACTACCACCACCGCCGAAACGAGCAATTACACTGACATTGCTATTATTAGCTGCAGCGGCGGTGCTGCTAGATGTGGGCATTTCCACAGGCTTTCTTGAACGGTTGCGGCCACAGTGTACGTGTCGCTCGCAATACTTCTGTCCAGGCACCACGTCCTTGGAGCACCTCCATTTCTTGCCGTCAGTTCTCCGGCAATGGCCAGGCTCCGGATCCATTGCTGCTCTTCCCCAGTACCCTGATTGTAACACTGATCGCGCGTGTACATACCATTCATCAGAGCACTTGCATAGAcataatacaaaattattttgtggACCAATTTTTTTACCAGTTATTCTATGTCAAagcaacaataataaattaatgaaaaagtgGGCAAGTACAGATTTAATCAATATACAAAGCAAGGATAGATCACGAATGAGATGAGATCTTAACgaaaatgcaatattttaaaacGTAAAGGTGAACAAACCCTAACGGGGAGTTCAAACTTGATAATCAAATATTTGGAAGGCagagaaaatcaaaacattaataagGAGAATCCATGGAGTTAATATGCATTTAAAgaaatgtaaataattaatgatGTAACAGAAGCAAGAAAGATGAAAGAGTGACATACAAGCTGGCTGGTAATGGTGGAGGAAATAGGAGGAAGAGTAAAGAAGGCTTTTCTTGATTGGGTGGAGGAGTTCGGGAGGAACAGCAGCGCCTGCCAACATGTATCTATAGATCAATGCTTGTAACTCCAGTTCTTGCCACTGAGCCAAGCTGAAATAGCTTCCCATTCCTACTAAAAAGGAAACTCACAACATCAAGGAGCTGGATGAAACCAAGCCACTAAGTTATAAACTTTCCAAACCGGGGAGGTGGAAATTTTCTGCCAACAAAAGGGTGCCAAGGAATAAAAATCTTACTGCTGTTGGAATCAGGAAGTGGTGCTGATAGGCTGCCACTGATTTTGCTGTTGGATTCAGATACAAACAAGGGGAGAGCAGATGGTTTAGAGGATGCGTGTTGCTGTTGCTGTTGTgagtggtggtggtggtggtgatggGCATCAAGGTTAAGTAGAAGTTTTGGTATCTTTGCAGAAGGTTGTTGCTCTGACTCATGCTGGTTTCTCCATTGCTTCAAATGCAAGTCCGTGGAGAGAGAGTGAGTGAGAGATAAAGATAAAAGAGTTGTAGTTTAGTTGCTTTTTtggtttgggtttgggtttaggGTTCTTAATAGACAACTTTGTTTATCTGGTGTTGGGGTATCTGTGAAGAGAAAGTTTGGGTTAAGCTTTTGCAGGCAGGttccttcttttatatataaaattttggcagATAGCATAGCATCCTTAGGAAAGAGAGTGATATAGAATAGggggaaaaaaagagaaactaTGTTCTGACATGAAACCTGCAAAGCTTGCTTATAACCCAGTGGAGAACCCTTGGGACacttgagaagaaaaaataaaagactgTCAGACAAGACAGTTGAGCGCCcgaaaaagtaaaagaaaccctcaaaaaaattattaaaatatctataataataaatccTATTGATAGAGAAAGGAGATAAGCTTATTATTAACCTGCAGTTTTTTCTGcctctgcacattgcattggAAATACCATTTTTTCTTTAAGCTCCTCTTTGAGAGACCAGTGGGGAAGGAGGACTCCATCCATTTAAGATAGTGCGGTAGAACTCATTTCAAGTTTTCAACACACACACAATCACATCAAAACATAAACAGCAATAGCTGCTGAGATATTATTAGTCTGACTGACAGAGGTTAATTACGGTTTAATTTAATCCTGTCTtaacttttttctattttaagcgTAATTACATTCTTAAACCAGGGACGGTTTGTATATTAAAATGAGtagatataatatattttaggattttgatgGAGCCGACAGAGGCCGACCTCAGGCTTTTCTGGTTTGTCTTTCCAGTCAAAGATGTGTCTTATTCTGCAGATATGCTTTAACTTAACATGAAGATTACCCTGCATTTACACCCCCCAACTAAAAATTCCATGTATTTTCCCAAgacaataataaaaagaaaacaagtttaTATTTGTTCGTCTTCTTCGTGTTCAAGTACATACATAGGAGAAactatatatatgaatgtatcAAATACTATATATGTGAACACCTATATTGTTTAAAACATACGCTTTCTTTTCATACATGAAGTGAAAGAAAGGCATAACACACTCTACGAATAGTTTTACATAAGAAGATAAATGAATagttacataaattttattatttgtaagaagaagaagaagaaagaaaacaatcTTGGATCAACTGCACTCACCATGTACGGATCTCGAAAGGGAATCCTACAACTACGACCAAAATCCACGTCACTTATTTCGTCTTTACTTGAACAACTTAAAAGAACagtggaaaatgaaaaaaaaatacaagggtCACATGTCTGAAGCAGATAAATACGTCAGTGACTGACACAAAATGGCAGGAACGATGTCAGAAAACACAAAGACAAAAGTAGAGCTGCTCACGTGGGTCCCTCGTCccttttcaacctttttctGTAGGATAAAGTAAAGCACGCCGGCACACCATCCCCCCCACCCCTCACGTGCCTTGACGTGCCTTCCTCTTTCGcaccatttccatttcctttaaaaaacaaagaagcTAATAATAAGAAGGTGCTTCGATCTCTCGAGTTTAGAAAAGACGAGGATCATTCATCGCTTATATTAATCATCaatcatcaacaaaaaaaattattaatatttgtcatatataaataacaactaatttTACCTATTTATCTGGATTTGTTTATAGATAACTTAAAAATTCATTCgagaaatttgaataaaaatagtaagcttgtttaaaatatgggtcaagtttggaattaaattttaaagccCGAGCCAATTCCATTTTTCaagtttgtaatgttttatattatgttattttatatataatgtaattttgtaacacataaaattaaatctataataatacataatactattataatataaatattaaaaaaattaagattactatatacaaaattataataaataaaaatcatataaaattattaaatattaaattaatataaatatatttttaacaattaagaaaataatatcaAAGGATCAAAAATAGGCTTGGGTTAGCCTTTTATAAATATGGGTGaacttgagcaaaattttaggcccatatttcgggccaaTGAGAGCTTATACAAacataaaatgtattaatattatacttaGGCCTGACCTGAACTTAACCCAGCCTAGCCCATGAATACCTTTAATTATATATTCGCATGCTAAAAGTTAATTTGTTCAAATATTGagttattcatttaaatttaaaagggtGTACAAATTTTGATAAGGatcaaagaattaaatcaaaaaataggctttgacaaaaaaatttaaaccaatttaaaaCATGAGTTAGGCTCAACTTAAGCATTCTAACCTCAAGCTTAATCCGATCCaactcatttttaattttataatatactattttattttatttttaaataaggtAATTATTTAGTACAGAGgtagtgaaaattttaactcaacAAGTGAGATTGAAATTTGACCATATGTcatattaattcaattattttaaatgcaacTTAAGGATACAtgacaattaaaaattttcatcacttgtatactaaataatattttttgcatattatgtaatttataacgataaaaatttaaatctataataacatgtaatattACAATGGAAACATTAACAATTTGTTAAGTTGcccataataaaattttcataaatgaaaataatataaatattaacaattatttacaaataaaaataaaattgagaaaaaatttagATGAATGGGTGTACCTAACCTATACACATATCTACAAACAAGTATCTCAGGCTGTGTTTTAACATTGGTTGTATCTTGCTATGCCATCGCATGTGAAACTTTTGTCaactaattttattctttgctTGGTTTCAAGCTTTGTTTTATCTTGTAATGGTATTAGAAGGTTTTGTCTTGCTTTCATTGTATTTTCTAATGGTGACACTTGTCTAACCTTTGCACAAATTTTGTTCTTCATTTTGTCTCAAAAAAAAGTTCTTTGGTGTTGCCACTTGTTGATGTTGGTTGATAGAGGGACCATCCACAAAGTCCCAAGTAAATTCAAGATTATGCACTTAAAAGCATTTGTCTTAttaattttgtatgtttgttgGAGCAACTATTGCAAAGCTTGTTGTTTGTCCACAAAATGgcttactaaattattaattaaatgtttataattaatagctaaatcattatttatgaaaatatagagatataaaatttttcatgtaGCATCCTTTGTATGCATTAAGTcaataaattataacaaatactTTACATTAGCTTTTGATctaaagttaaatatttttattttaaaatttatagatgtGTGATATATGTTCAATTACTCTACCATAATgcaaaatgaatatttaaagaAGGTTTAGAAATTCATTGGCTATAAATCtctctattattaaatattttgaagtaATAATTGAAGATTCAAGAATGACATGATTTATCGATTATtgtaattttgataaaacaatTTTCTCAACAAAAGTGGGAGAGAATAAACAACTAGATGAGTTAACTACTTTGAATggattatcattattttatataaatccTCGTACAAAGTAGTGCgaataaaaagtgcaaaagaaaagttattttattacaatttttttgcCATATATGTTTACTAATCTTAGGAGAGTAACCAAGTTTCAAATACTAATGGAAAATGCTCTAATTTGAATCGATATGCTAGTAGGATAACATGTtagagaaaatgaaaggaaacATGTTAGATCAATaggttccaaagataaaaatcttgtggaagaaaaataataaacaatcatTATGGTTATATAGTGAAGGCAAATGCTATAGAAAAACTCgacataactaattataaaactctaaaagagattcaaataattgaaaatgaaaagacCACAATAAATTACGCCACAACGAGAAAAGATagaaccaaaacaaaaatacataATTGTTGAAAACATTTCTACTTATAATATTGTTgctaaaataacaatataaaataaggATCTTGAACCTACATCTGTTGAAGAATGTCGAAATAGAGAAAATTGACTAAATTCAAAAGACGTAATTCAAATAGAATTGAATTTACTTGTTAAACGTTATTTTTTTGGACCTGTAATCCAAAACCCTAAATGTGTCGACTTGTAGGATATAAATGGGCATTTGTGCGaaaacaaaatgagaaaaataaaattgtaagatATAAAACACGATTTGTAGGACAGTAGGTTTCACAAATGCCTAGAATTGATTATGAAGTGACGTGCTCTCATGTGGTAGATGCAAACAAATTTAGACATATTATTAGTCTCGCAATACATGAAAAACTTGATATACACTTGATGGGTGTTATTGCAACATATTTGTATGAAAATTCTCAAAGGATTTAAAATCCTAGAAAGATATAAGATTTCTCAAGAAAATTGCTCACTCATATTAAAGAAATCcttatatattaaaacaatttgacatttatggtATAATCATATTAGTGAGTATTTGTTGAaagaaagttataaaataattcaaattgtCTATGTGTTTTATAAACAGAACTTgatcaaaaaattttataattaatgtttatattgACAATTTAAATACTATTGGAACTCTTCTAAAGCTTCAAAATGTagtgaaatatttaaaagactaatttgaaaaatatcttcgaaaaataaagtttctcaAGTTGTGTAGTTTGAGTGTAACAACCCGGTACAGTGGTGTCGAAAAGTACGATTTCGGGTTTCATTTTAATGAACCAAgtctataaataattaataaaaatatttacggggtTATgctaaaatgaattgaattgaggatatgtaatttatttgatttgagtaTTTAATCTAAtccaatgattaaattgtaaatttagatcgctataaattttaatttaaaatttgttaaaggGACTAGAATTGCTAATAGACTAAAAATTTTGGATGacaattgtaacagcccgattctgggcctagtcggaacagtggtttcgggaccacaaatccgacaagggaaaatatgactattattatatttttatggtctacaattttacggaaaaatttcgtaaaaatttcgttcaaaaatttcgacgtttgggcactcaatttagtcaaaaggactaaattgtaaaaagtgcaaaagttgagttctacatgttagaagtgtcaaattgttatgaaattctaaattggaggtccttatgtggtaattagaccattagttaattgatggacaaaaatagacctaagaaatgggtgaaatagatttttttaaatgggggcattttggtcattagtaaataaatagaattaaaatgggaaaaagatggaaaaatggtgtcCATCTTCATTaagttgctgccaaaatttggaagacaccatagctagggtttctttgctttctcaagctcatagtaagtgcatcctagccccgtttttaatgttctttgcatttttgaaatcctcgtagctcggtttagcttatttcactgttaattcatgttagggtttatatttggaaaaatacccataggtgaaaagtgtttattttgctgttttatggtggaatatgaagctagaaattatgttaaacaacttttgctaagcgattttaaacaaaaacgggtaaattgacataatcggtaaaaatagttaatgttcaaaagtatgtgttagagtgagaatttgatgttgccatagaagggaataATGTTCAGCATgccataaaacataagaataagtgatgaagcttaatttccgagcttggggacaaaagtgtaattatgcaaaagtttgggggcaatattgtaattttcaaaaagttgggtggtggattattttaataaatgtggacattaaatgagttaaatttaccattatagatcaagaaagacgagaagactacctcaaacggggaaaagagaaggtagtggagtaaattgaaaaatttcgatattttgcaccgaggtaagtaaacatgtgatttaatgcattattttgatattattcaatatatgttagtatttaatagaacatagaataaatatttggcaagatcctaaaaatgtggttaagttgggaaaggtggtaaagtgttgaaaatatgggtttcggttgaacactcggaataagccggagtacattgaatatgaaggggttgctaagtgctgattccccgactcattggtggttgctaagtgctgattccaccatatctttaaatataaagggggttgctaagtgctgattcccccaaggggttgctaagtgctgattccccgattcattagTGGTTGCTAaatgctgattccaccgtatctttcaatgtgaagggggttgctaagtgttgattcccccaaggggttgctaagtgttgattccccgaatgattggtggttgctaagtgctgattccaccatatctttgaatgtgaaaggggttgctaagtgctgattccccgaatcactggtggttgctaagtctttgaatccaccgataacagttaacattccgagtgttcaacgaggaAATTGGGAAGGTGAATATTTATGTATGGTGGACAAAtttatgggaggaatattgggtttgatacatAGTCAACCCATGTATAAGGTAAGAGGAAGTATCAAAAActacaaaagagcaaattaaatataaaactgttTTGAACAACGGCAGTtgggcaactttgaaaaattaccataaatggtggaaaatgaattggaggttgaataatatatgaaattaaagctgagtgagtatattttcatatgaaagaaacagagcaagcaaaagagttgtatatttggggatatttgaatttatttgagacagggctggattgatttcgaaatcccctgttccaa
The window above is part of the Gossypium raimondii isolate GPD5lz chromosome 9, ASM2569854v1, whole genome shotgun sequence genome. Proteins encoded here:
- the LOC105799697 gene encoding growth-regulating factor 3: MDGVLLPHWSLKEELKEKMVFPMQCAEAEKTAATTLLSLSLTHSLSTDLHLKQWRNQHESEQQPSAKIPKLLLNLDAHHHHHHHSQQQQQHASSKPSALPLFVSESNSKISGSLSAPLPDSNSRMGSYFSLAQWQELELQALIYRYMLAGAAVPPELLHPIKKSLLYSSSYFLHHYQPALLQSGYWGRAAMDPEPGHCRRTDGKKWRCSKDVVPGQKYCERHVHCGRNRSRKPVEMPTSSSTAAAANNSNVSVIARFGGGGSGCGAVKARSPMTASTLAAVANGPNNIGFSRPSPPVDLLQLNHSSPESKTKPKGLFEAQNEVDDRSDGHILRHFIDDWPRTLQDPDNNGTNASPINSSTCLSISMPGNSSSDLSLKLSTGIGDSRREHHQQPPLNWAMGGWAVSNQVASMGGPLAEALRSSSTSNSSATSVLHQLPKGSTSEISYIST